In Chloroflexota bacterium, a genomic segment contains:
- a CDS encoding MFS transporter, which yields MTTGTATQAASLSPFAVFRNRSFALLWSAEFVSSMGSALTSLAASILVFRLTGSAFSVGLMLMATAAPSVLIGLLAGVFVDRYDRKRIMIGADLVRAALVACIPLLVPLNIAWLYVIVALSSAVGQFFNPAHESVLPDIASDRELSAANSLMAISAFGSTAIGFAASGLIASRFPLEWAFYINALTFLFSFSCLVFVRVPQQTAEGRTTIGVVLRNLRAGIAFIVGKNVLRSLFLIYLFVFVLFGFQNSLQLPFALKSLHASEFEYGVLEALSAVGFAIGSLALAGLADRLREGQWITISFVGMAIVYIFFSLSTLVPVALAFGVLMGLFNAPSVIARRLIIQRNSPRELRGRVSSAFLVSRDMVFIIGMALAGLADVFDVRALLAASAVIFLVVALVSAVMPGLGQPAAEWRRAMSLLHAAPLQPGLGALRAATPADFDLLAMHLPALAGLSPREQQDLIDHGTVSDAEPGSLVVRAGDTGDAAYFILNGRAVVGTAKPEGGFHSLATLHEGDFFGEIAALTGSRRTANVVADQPSTLLQVPAAVLRRLMSNSQLSRLVLSTMSQRVSRNTLAELPRFAGRDQAALTELRRLPAPKPAAPKSGT from the coding sequence ATGACGACCGGTACCGCCACGCAAGCCGCCTCGCTCTCGCCGTTTGCCGTCTTCCGCAACCGCAGCTTCGCGCTGCTGTGGTCGGCCGAGTTTGTCTCGTCGATGGGCAGCGCGCTTACGTCGCTGGCGGCATCCATCCTCGTCTTCCGCCTGACCGGCTCCGCGTTCAGCGTCGGGCTGATGCTGATGGCCACCGCCGCGCCCAGCGTCTTGATCGGCTTGCTCGCCGGCGTCTTCGTCGACCGCTACGATCGCAAGCGCATTATGATCGGCGCCGATCTGGTGCGCGCCGCGCTCGTCGCGTGCATTCCGCTGCTTGTGCCGCTCAACATCGCATGGCTGTACGTCATTGTCGCGCTGTCGAGCGCCGTCGGCCAGTTCTTCAATCCGGCCCACGAGAGCGTCCTGCCCGACATCGCCAGCGACCGGGAGCTGTCGGCGGCCAATTCGCTGATGGCCATCAGCGCCTTCGGCTCGACGGCCATCGGCTTCGCCGCCTCGGGGCTGATCGCCTCGCGCTTCCCGCTGGAGTGGGCGTTCTACATCAACGCGCTCACGTTCCTCTTCTCGTTCAGCTGTCTGGTCTTCGTGCGCGTCCCGCAGCAGACGGCTGAAGGCCGAACGACGATCGGCGTCGTGCTGCGCAACCTGCGCGCCGGCATCGCGTTCATCGTCGGCAAGAACGTGCTGCGCTCGCTCTTCCTGATCTACCTGTTCGTCTTCGTGCTGTTCGGCTTCCAGAACTCGCTGCAGTTGCCGTTTGCGCTCAAGTCCCTGCACGCCAGCGAGTTCGAGTACGGCGTGCTGGAGGCGCTCTCGGCGGTCGGCTTTGCGATCGGCAGCCTGGCGCTGGCGGGTCTCGCCGATCGGCTGCGCGAGGGCCAGTGGATCACGATCTCGTTCGTGGGCATGGCCATCGTCTACATATTTTTCTCGCTCTCGACGCTCGTGCCTGTCGCGCTGGCGTTCGGGGTGCTGATGGGGCTGTTCAACGCGCCGTCGGTCATCGCCCGCCGGCTCATCATCCAGCGCAACTCGCCGCGCGAACTGCGCGGGCGCGTCTCCAGCGCGTTCCTCGTCTCGCGCGACATGGTCTTTATCATCGGCATGGCGCTGGCCGGTCTCGCCGACGTTTTCGATGTGCGCGCTCTGCTGGCGGCCAGCGCCGTCATCTTCCTGGTGGTCGCGCTCGTCTCGGCGGTGATGCCCGGCCTGGGCCAGCCGGCTGCCGAATGGCGCCGCGCCATGAGCCTGCTACACGCCGCGCCGCTGCAGCCCGGCCTCGGCGCTCTGCGCGCCGCGACCCCCGCCGATTTCGACCTGCTCGCCATGCACTTGCCGGCGCTGGCCGGCCTCAGCCCCCGGGAACAGCAGGACTTGATTGACCACGGCACGGTGAGCGATGCGGAGCCGGGCAGCCTGGTCGTCCGCGCCGGCGACACGGGCGACGCGGCCTACTTCATCCTGAACGGCCGCGCAGTCGTCGGCACGGCTAAGCCGGAAGGCGGCTTTCACTCGTTGGCGACGCTGCACGAGGGCGACTTCTTCGGCGAGATCGCCGCGCTGACCGGTAGCCGCCGCACGGCCAACGTCGTCGCCGATCAGCCGAGCACGCTCTTGCAGGTGCCCGCGGCGGTCCTGCGCCGGCTGATGAGCAACTCGCAGCTCAGCCGCCTGGTGCTCTCCACCATGAGCCAGCGCGTCTCGCGCAACACGCTGGCCGAGTTGCCGCGCTTCGCCGGCCGCGACCAGGCCGCGCTCACGGAGTTGCGCCGTTTGCCTGCCCCCAAACCAGCGGCACCGAAGAGCGGGACGTAG
- the pcp gene encoding pyroglutamyl-peptidase I: MKLLLTGFQPFGGSHINPSEQAVLAIAHDGLPGVELRTAILPVDRTQSGATAIAALREFEPDAVVCLGEASRRMVVSIERVAINFMDYRIADNSGNQITDAPIVPDGPAAYFTTLPVRAMHDAVRAAKVPAELSLSAGAFLCNQVTYEVLHYLATNLMAIPAGFIHLPALPEQVLDRVPPAPSMGLETMVKGVRAALGAVITAYEARRAVTHN, encoded by the coding sequence ATGAAACTACTACTCACCGGCTTCCAGCCGTTTGGCGGCAGCCACATCAATCCGTCGGAGCAGGCCGTGCTGGCGATCGCGCACGACGGACTGCCGGGCGTCGAACTGCGCACGGCGATCCTGCCGGTGGACCGCACGCAGTCCGGCGCGACGGCCATCGCCGCGCTGCGCGAGTTCGAGCCGGATGCGGTCGTCTGCCTCGGCGAGGCGTCGCGCCGCATGGTCGTGTCGATCGAACGGGTGGCGATCAATTTCATGGACTACCGCATCGCCGACAACTCCGGCAACCAGATCACCGACGCGCCAATCGTGCCCGATGGCCCGGCCGCATACTTCACGACGCTACCGGTGCGCGCGATGCACGATGCCGTGCGCGCGGCGAAGGTGCCCGCCGAGTTGTCGTTGAGCGCGGGCGCGTTCCTGTGCAACCAGGTGACCTACGAGGTGCTGCACTACCTGGCGACAAACCTCATGGCGATCCCGGCCGGCTTCATCCACCTGCCCGCCCTGCCGGAGCAAGTGCTGGACAGGGTGCCGCCCGCGCCGTCCATGGGACTGGAGACGATGGTGAAGGGCGTGCGCGCTGCGCTCGGCGCGGTCATCACCGCGTACGAGGCGCGCAGAGCGGTCACGCATAACTGA
- the tsaD gene encoding tRNA (adenosine(37)-N6)-threonylcarbamoyltransferase complex transferase subunit TsaD produces MSVILGIETSCDETGASVVTNGQIIRSNIVASQIDLHARYGGVFPEMASREHILKIVPVVEQALRDAGATWADVDAIAVTYGPGLAGSLLVGVNAAKGLALANGLPLIGVNHLEGHIYAAWLATEPARSEPQFPLVCLIVSGGHTELILMRGHGQYEMLGATLDDAAGEAFDKVSRLLGLGYPGGPAIQKAAEQGDARRVKLPRAWLEGTFDFSFSGLKTAVLHLVKQASTPNSAPKLQPSSLRAEIAEQPAAISDIAAAFQSAVVDVLVEKTRLAAAQCSAKVVVVGGGVAANKRLREQMRERIPVPVLIPPIGLCTDNGAVIAAAGHFHFVRGERSGWDLDVVPGLRLVAA; encoded by the coding sequence ATGTCTGTCATACTCGGTATTGAGACATCCTGCGACGAGACGGGCGCGTCCGTCGTCACGAACGGCCAGATCATCCGCTCGAACATCGTCGCGTCGCAGATCGACCTGCACGCGCGCTACGGCGGCGTCTTCCCGGAGATGGCGTCGCGCGAGCACATCCTGAAGATCGTGCCAGTCGTGGAACAGGCGCTGCGTGATGCGGGCGCAACGTGGGCCGACGTCGACGCGATCGCCGTGACATACGGGCCGGGACTGGCGGGCTCGCTGCTGGTCGGCGTCAACGCGGCGAAAGGGCTGGCGCTGGCAAACGGCCTACCGCTGATCGGCGTCAACCACCTCGAAGGGCATATCTACGCGGCGTGGCTGGCGACCGAGCCGGCGCGCTCGGAGCCGCAGTTCCCGCTCGTCTGCCTGATCGTGTCCGGCGGGCATACCGAGCTAATCCTGATGCGCGGGCACGGGCAGTACGAGATGCTCGGCGCGACGCTCGACGACGCGGCCGGCGAAGCGTTCGACAAGGTATCGCGCCTGCTGGGACTCGGCTACCCGGGCGGCCCGGCGATCCAGAAGGCGGCGGAACAGGGCGACGCCCGGCGCGTGAAACTGCCGCGCGCGTGGCTGGAAGGCACGTTCGATTTCTCGTTCAGCGGGCTGAAGACGGCGGTGCTGCACCTCGTCAAGCAGGCGAGCACGCCGAACAGCGCGCCCAAGCTGCAGCCGTCGAGCCTGCGCGCCGAGATCGCCGAGCAGCCGGCGGCAATCAGTGACATCGCGGCGGCGTTTCAATCGGCGGTCGTGGATGTGCTGGTCGAGAAGACGCGGCTGGCCGCCGCGCAGTGCAGTGCGAAAGTGGTGGTCGTGGGGGGCGGTGTGGCGGCAAACAAACGCCTGCGCGAACAGATGCGCGAGCGTATCCCGGTGCCGGTGCTGATCCCGCCGATCGGACTGTGCACCGACAACGGCGCGGTGATCGCCGCCGCCGGGCACTTCCACTTCGTGCGCGGCGAGCGCAGCGGCTGGGACCTCGACGTGGTGCCGGGGTTAAGGCTGGTGGCGGCGTAG
- a CDS encoding Trm112 family protein has product MVSQELLDILRCPNCVRNGPNAGVLDLTKDVWLVCRDCGRKYPIKDDIPVMLIEEGDKYRQTPIDQLGAPA; this is encoded by the coding sequence ATGGTCTCGCAAGAGTTGCTCGACATCCTGCGCTGTCCGAACTGCGTGCGCAACGGCCCCAACGCCGGCGTGCTCGATCTGACGAAAGATGTCTGGCTCGTCTGCCGCGATTGCGGCCGCAAGTACCCGATCAAAGACGATATTCCGGTCATGCTGATCGAGGAAGGCGACAAGTACCGCCAGACGCCGATCGATCAGTTAGGAGCGCCCGCATGA
- a CDS encoding MFS transporter translates to MTAFTESPPASRGEIVRLVAVVLPSRFVLNTAYRMGYAFLPAFGRGLGVDLQAMSALVTLRSSTGLTAPLFGPLADRFGRRAALLAALALFVVCAVLAFTASSLWWFAAGFVGLSVAKVIFDPSSSAYLADRVPYERRGLVLGINELGWAGAGFIGVPLMAQAIDRIGWQSPYVIIAVAGVAALAWAFAILPRSSRRVAGVHIDARAAFAAIRANRSALIMLSVTGLYMAGAEMIGVTYAAWLERTFNADVLMIGSIAATFGIADVVGEVLSMWVVDRFGKKRSLLVGLVCVALAYFGMPLLGASLPLAVAGLFIYYVCFEFTIVSVWPLVSELVPEARATLMSVTATANYVGRMAGAPLGAFLFAQAGFGANGIAAGLCVAVATAVFAIGVHERKRA, encoded by the coding sequence TTGACCGCTTTCACCGAATCGCCGCCCGCATCGCGCGGGGAGATCGTGCGCCTGGTGGCTGTCGTCCTGCCGTCGCGCTTTGTGCTGAATACGGCCTATCGCATGGGCTACGCGTTTCTGCCTGCGTTTGGCCGCGGGCTTGGCGTCGATTTACAGGCGATGAGCGCGCTGGTGACGCTTCGCTCCAGCACCGGCCTGACGGCGCCGCTCTTCGGGCCGCTGGCCGACCGTTTTGGCCGCCGCGCGGCCCTGCTGGCGGCGCTGGCGCTGTTTGTCGTCTGTGCCGTCCTGGCGTTCACGGCGTCATCGCTCTGGTGGTTCGCGGCCGGTTTCGTCGGGTTGTCCGTCGCCAAGGTGATCTTCGATCCGAGCTCGTCAGCCTACCTGGCCGACCGGGTGCCGTATGAACGGCGCGGGTTGGTGCTGGGCATCAACGAACTGGGCTGGGCGGGCGCCGGTTTCATCGGCGTGCCGCTGATGGCGCAGGCGATCGACCGCATCGGCTGGCAGTCGCCGTACGTGATCATTGCCGTCGCGGGCGTGGCGGCGCTGGCCTGGGCCTTCGCGATTCTGCCGAGGTCCAGCCGGCGTGTCGCGGGCGTGCATATCGACGCACGTGCGGCCTTCGCCGCGATCCGCGCCAACCGGAGCGCGTTGATCATGCTGTCGGTCACCGGGTTGTACATGGCGGGCGCCGAGATGATCGGCGTCACCTACGCCGCCTGGCTGGAGCGCACCTTCAACGCCGACGTGCTGATGATCGGCAGCATCGCCGCGACATTCGGCATCGCCGACGTGGTCGGCGAGGTACTGTCGATGTGGGTTGTGGATCGCTTCGGCAAGAAGCGCTCGCTGTTGGTCGGCCTCGTCTGCGTGGCGCTGGCGTACTTCGGCATGCCGCTGCTCGGCGCGTCACTGCCGCTGGCGGTCGCCGGGCTGTTCATCTACTACGTCTGCTTCGAGTTCACGATCGTCTCGGTCTGGCCGCTCGTCTCCGAGTTGGTGCCGGAAGCGCGCGCGACGCTGATGTCGGTCACCGCGACCGCCAACTACGTCGGCCGCATGGCGGGCGCGCCGCTCGGAGCGTTCCTATTCGCGCAGGCCGGTTTCGGCGCGAACGGCATCGCCGCCGGGCTGTGCGTCGCCGTCGCGACGGCGGTCTTCGCTATCGGCGTGCACGAGCGGAAGAGAGCCTAG
- the ada gene encoding bifunctional DNA-binding transcriptional regulator/O6-methylguanine-DNA methyltransferase Ada gives MNDQERWAAVERRDAAQDGAFVYAVKSTGIYCRPSCPSRRPRRDNVSFYAGPDAAEAAGFRACRRCHPRDYANRDDTPDWVQAARDYLDAHLDEPVRLEALGRQVGVSVFHLQRTFKAVVGLTPRQYVDAQRLAHVKSSLKAGERVTGALYDAGYSSSSRLYERAHAQFGMTPDAYRKGGAGVNIRYTIEESSLGKLMVAGTDKGICFLSLGDSERKLVDELRGEFPAAQIERDGKHLARWARDVLRYLDGRQTALDLPLDVQATVFQWRVWRALQSIPYGETRTYSQIARMLGNPKAQRAVGHACATNPVSLVIPCHRAVRTDGGLGGYRWGLDRKERLIAHEKAIRE, from the coding sequence ATGAACGATCAGGAGCGCTGGGCGGCGGTCGAGCGACGCGATGCCGCACAAGACGGCGCGTTTGTGTACGCCGTGAAGTCCACCGGAATCTACTGCCGACCGTCGTGCCCGTCGCGGCGACCGCGGCGCGATAACGTTTCGTTCTACGCCGGACCTGACGCGGCGGAGGCGGCCGGCTTTCGCGCCTGCCGCCGCTGCCATCCGCGCGACTACGCGAACCGCGACGACACGCCGGACTGGGTGCAGGCCGCGCGCGATTATCTGGACGCGCATCTCGACGAGCCGGTGCGGCTGGAAGCGCTCGGGCGGCAGGTTGGCGTCAGCGTCTTCCATCTCCAGCGGACATTCAAAGCCGTGGTCGGCCTGACGCCGCGCCAGTATGTAGACGCGCAACGATTGGCGCACGTGAAATCGAGTCTGAAGGCGGGCGAACGGGTCACCGGCGCGCTGTACGACGCGGGCTACAGTTCCAGCAGTCGCTTGTATGAGCGCGCGCACGCGCAGTTCGGCATGACGCCGGACGCCTATCGAAAGGGAGGAGCCGGGGTGAACATCCGGTACACAATCGAAGAAAGCTCATTGGGCAAGCTGATGGTGGCAGGCACGGACAAAGGCATCTGTTTCCTGAGCCTGGGCGACAGCGAGCGCAAGCTCGTCGACGAATTACGCGGCGAGTTCCCGGCCGCGCAGATCGAGCGCGACGGCAAGCACCTGGCGCGCTGGGCGCGCGACGTGCTGCGCTATCTGGATGGACGGCAGACCGCGCTCGACCTGCCGCTCGACGTACAGGCCACGGTGTTCCAGTGGCGCGTCTGGCGCGCGCTGCAATCGATCCCGTATGGCGAGACGCGCACGTACAGCCAGATCGCGCGCATGCTGGGCAACCCGAAGGCGCAGCGCGCCGTCGGCCACGCCTGCGCGACGAACCCGGTCTCGCTGGTCATCCCGTGCCACCGCGCCGTGCGCACCGACGGTGGTCTCGGCGGCTACCGCTGGGGCCTCGACCGCAAGGAGCGGCTAATCGCGCACGAGAAGGCGATCCGCGAATAA
- a CDS encoding UvrD-helicase domain-containing protein: protein MSVTDPLLEDLNDRQREAVSAPDGPLLVLAGPGSGKTRVLTHRVAWLIARRRIAPWHIVAVTFTNKAATEMKERLGRLIGETAKSQLAVGTFHSLCARWLRIDGAPLGIGRDFAIYDVDDQQKAIKQALEALELDEKRFRPSAVLATISRAKSELKTPEQYASSTREYYEEAVARIYERYADILARSNALDFDDLLMRTAQLFAQSPSTLEKYQAKFQHILVDEFQDTNPAQYAIVKQLAARHQNIMVVGDPDQSIYAFRSADIRNILNFENDFPQARTILLEQNYRSTQTILDTAQSIIVANRKRKKKTLWTENIEGMPITVFEAYNEQEEADFVVSEIRRLSANGQYRARDCAVMYRTNAQSRALEDAFVKQHLPYRLVGATRFYERREVKDVMAYLRVLSNPADMISLARVINVPPRGIGEKTVANLQMTAAQQSTSLYQVLATFARAEPEPARAKSAGPRRGPAALSDFARLLEELLVARDTLPVTELFDLLLQRTAYGKHLRDGTEEGEDRWGNVMELRTVAEQFADLPPPDGLRGFLEEVALVSEIDNYDPGADASTLLTLHTAKGLEFPVVFIVGLEEGIMPHARSREDPDAMEEERRLFYVGITRAMNRLYFLYAFKRSLYGRTEPSAPSSFLRDIPAKLLQMLNTRTPAAERAPAGSPRVGITTWETPARPERKPRDAGGAQFHAGDKVRHDKFGEGIVITSAVRGDDEEITVIFVGDKPKKLLQSFANLKKR, encoded by the coding sequence ATGTCCGTTACTGATCCCCTGCTCGAAGACCTGAACGACCGGCAGCGCGAGGCCGTCAGCGCACCCGACGGCCCGCTGCTGGTGCTGGCCGGGCCTGGCTCCGGCAAGACCCGCGTGCTGACGCATCGGGTGGCGTGGCTGATCGCCCGCCGGCGTATTGCGCCGTGGCACATCGTCGCCGTGACGTTCACGAACAAGGCGGCTACCGAAATGAAGGAGCGGCTCGGCCGTCTGATCGGCGAGACCGCCAAGTCGCAACTGGCCGTCGGCACGTTCCACTCGCTGTGTGCGCGCTGGCTGCGCATCGACGGCGCGCCGCTCGGCATCGGCCGCGATTTTGCCATCTACGACGTCGACGACCAGCAGAAGGCGATCAAGCAAGCGCTCGAGGCGCTGGAACTGGACGAGAAACGCTTCCGGCCGTCGGCCGTGCTGGCGACGATCTCGCGCGCCAAGTCGGAGTTGAAGACGCCGGAGCAGTACGCGAGCAGCACCCGCGAATACTATGAGGAAGCGGTCGCGCGCATCTACGAGCGCTATGCCGACATCCTGGCGCGCTCGAACGCGCTCGACTTCGACGATCTGCTGATGCGGACCGCGCAGCTTTTTGCGCAGTCGCCGTCGACGCTCGAAAAATACCAGGCGAAGTTCCAGCACATCCTCGTGGACGAGTTCCAGGACACGAACCCGGCGCAGTACGCGATCGTCAAGCAACTGGCGGCGCGGCACCAGAACATCATGGTCGTCGGCGATCCCGACCAGAGCATCTATGCGTTCCGCTCGGCGGACATCCGCAACATCCTGAACTTCGAGAACGACTTCCCGCAGGCACGCACCATCCTGCTGGAACAGAACTACCGCTCGACGCAGACCATCCTCGACACGGCACAGTCGATCATCGTCGCCAACCGCAAGCGCAAGAAGAAGACGCTGTGGACCGAAAACATCGAGGGTATGCCCATCACGGTGTTCGAGGCGTACAATGAGCAGGAAGAGGCGGACTTCGTCGTCAGCGAGATCCGGCGGCTGAGCGCGAATGGGCAGTACCGCGCCCGCGACTGTGCCGTGATGTACCGCACCAACGCGCAGTCGCGCGCGCTCGAAGACGCATTCGTGAAGCAGCACTTGCCGTACCGGCTGGTCGGCGCGACGCGCTTCTACGAGCGGCGCGAGGTCAAGGACGTGATGGCGTACCTGCGCGTGCTGTCCAACCCCGCGGACATGATCAGCCTGGCGCGCGTGATCAACGTGCCGCCGCGCGGCATCGGCGAGAAGACGGTGGCCAACCTGCAGATGACGGCCGCCCAGCAGAGCACGTCGTTGTACCAGGTGCTGGCGACGTTCGCCCGCGCGGAACCGGAGCCGGCGCGCGCCAAGTCCGCCGGCCCGCGCCGCGGGCCGGCCGCGCTGTCCGATTTTGCGCGCCTGCTGGAGGAGTTGCTCGTCGCGCGCGACACGCTGCCGGTCACGGAACTGTTCGACCTGCTGTTGCAGCGCACGGCGTACGGCAAGCACCTGCGCGACGGCACGGAGGAGGGCGAGGACCGCTGGGGCAACGTGATGGAACTGCGCACGGTGGCGGAGCAGTTTGCCGACCTGCCGCCGCCGGACGGCCTGCGCGGCTTCCTGGAGGAGGTTGCGCTCGTCTCCGAGATCGACAACTACGATCCCGGCGCTGATGCATCTACGCTGCTGACGCTGCACACGGCCAAGGGTCTGGAGTTCCCGGTGGTGTTCATCGTCGGGCTTGAAGAAGGGATCATGCCGCACGCGCGTTCGCGCGAAGATCCCGACGCGATGGAGGAGGAGCGGCGTTTGTTCTACGTCGGCATCACGCGCGCGATGAACCGGCTGTACTTCCTCTACGCGTTCAAGCGCTCGCTTTACGGCCGCACGGAGCCAAGTGCGCCCTCGTCATTTCTGCGCGACATCCCGGCCAAGCTGCTGCAAATGCTGAATACGCGGACGCCGGCGGCGGAGCGCGCCCCGGCCGGTTCCCCGCGCGTCGGCATCACGACCTGGGAGACGCCGGCGCGCCCGGAGCGCAAGCCGCGCGACGCCGGCGGCGCACAGTTCCACGCCGGCGACAAGGTGCGGCATGACAAGTTCGGCGAGGGCATCGTAATTACGAGCGCGGTGCGCGGCGACGACGAGGAGATCACGGTGATCTTCGTCGGCGACAAGCCGAAGAAGCTGCTGCAATCGTTCGCCAACCTGAAGAAACGGTGA
- a CDS encoding penicillin acylase family protein, with protein sequence MPFFLGALLGGIVLGGAAFALLRVFMRRSLPQVNGNIKLAGLAAPVEIIRDRWGVPHIYAQSLADAVYAQGFAHAQDRLWQLELNRRIGHGRLAELFGEIAYGTDHFIRTVGFSRAAQNDLAQLDDESRRLLDAYTRGVNAGMAQARAKLPLEFTLLRHTPEPWTPLDSVVYTKVMAWALSCNWDMEILNAAMIGKLGPQRAARLVGDYHADNPIIVPEQTYAALARDVIAHFEEAHHHLPLGGLDGMSNNWVVDGAKSATGKPLLANDPHLALQMPSIWYEVHLSTPETEVTGVSFPGTPFVVIGHNREIAWGFTNGFPDVQDIYIEKFNPANPAEYEFKGQWEPATIIKEEIRVKGEAAPRVVEIVQTRHGPIINHLTPLTAGRDNFALAFRWTAHEPANILRAIAGMNRATDWPGFCEAIRDWSVPAQNMVYADRAGNIGYYMPGKVPIRARGIGASPVPGWTGEYEWTGWIPHEEMPHAFNPAQHYIATANNQVVGQEYPHFLTTAYMNGFRARRIVDQLTAQDKLSADDFARIQVDLYCEPARVFCGLLRGLELADADQRAALERLAGWDYFATKDSVPAALFELAQHFAMKRVFGPWLCELTDYYLGVGFHPLLATFSPYHDRSLVTLQRILVDNEIDWFEDAAEQPLSREQILSAAIADAVAYLKKAVGPDMSRWTWGRIHQAAFNHTLGAQKPLDRIFNRGPYPYGGDTNTVWQAAFVPQLPIAPGGGSASWRQIIDVSDWDASRAVHTTGQSGHPASKHYDDMIPMWLNGDYHPMLWARERVEAHAESRLTLTP encoded by the coding sequence ATGCCATTCTTCCTGGGAGCGTTGCTGGGCGGGATCGTGCTGGGGGGCGCAGCGTTCGCGCTGCTGCGCGTGTTCATGCGCCGCTCGTTGCCGCAAGTGAATGGCAACATCAAACTGGCGGGGCTTGCCGCGCCGGTCGAGATTATCCGCGACCGCTGGGGCGTGCCGCACATCTACGCGCAAAGCCTCGCCGATGCGGTGTATGCGCAAGGGTTCGCACACGCGCAGGACCGCCTCTGGCAGTTGGAGCTCAACCGGCGGATCGGGCATGGGCGGCTCGCGGAACTGTTCGGCGAGATCGCGTACGGCACCGACCATTTTATCCGCACCGTCGGTTTCTCGCGCGCCGCGCAGAACGACCTCGCGCAGTTGGATGACGAGTCGCGGCGGCTGCTCGACGCGTACACGCGCGGCGTCAACGCCGGCATGGCGCAGGCGCGCGCCAAATTGCCGCTGGAGTTTACGCTGCTGCGCCACACGCCGGAACCGTGGACCCCTCTCGACTCGGTCGTCTACACAAAGGTCATGGCGTGGGCGCTCTCCTGCAACTGGGACATGGAGATCCTCAACGCCGCGATGATCGGCAAGCTCGGGCCGCAGCGCGCCGCCCGGCTGGTGGGCGACTATCACGCAGATAACCCAATCATCGTGCCGGAGCAGACGTATGCCGCGCTGGCGCGCGACGTGATCGCGCACTTTGAGGAGGCGCACCACCACCTGCCGCTTGGCGGGCTCGACGGCATGAGCAACAACTGGGTCGTCGATGGCGCGAAGTCGGCGACCGGCAAGCCGCTGCTGGCCAACGACCCGCACCTCGCGCTGCAGATGCCGTCGATCTGGTACGAAGTGCACCTGTCGACGCCGGAGACCGAGGTGACCGGCGTCTCGTTCCCCGGCACGCCGTTCGTCGTCATCGGGCATAACCGCGAAATCGCCTGGGGCTTCACCAACGGCTTCCCGGATGTGCAGGATATCTACATCGAGAAGTTCAACCCGGCCAACCCGGCCGAGTACGAATTCAAGGGCCAGTGGGAGCCGGCAACGATCATCAAAGAGGAAATCCGCGTCAAGGGCGAGGCCGCGCCGCGCGTGGTCGAGATCGTCCAGACGCGCCACGGCCCGATTATTAACCACCTGACGCCGCTGACCGCCGGGCGCGACAACTTCGCGCTGGCGTTCCGCTGGACGGCGCATGAGCCGGCGAACATCCTGCGCGCGATCGCCGGCATGAACCGCGCGACCGATTGGCCGGGCTTCTGCGAAGCGATCCGCGACTGGTCGGTGCCGGCACAGAACATGGTGTACGCCGACCGCGCCGGCAACATCGGCTACTACATGCCGGGCAAGGTGCCGATCCGCGCGCGCGGCATCGGCGCGTCGCCGGTGCCGGGCTGGACCGGCGAATACGAGTGGACGGGCTGGATCCCGCATGAGGAGATGCCGCATGCGTTCAACCCGGCGCAGCACTATATCGCCACGGCCAACAACCAGGTCGTCGGGCAGGAGTATCCGCACTTCCTGACCACGGCGTACATGAACGGCTTTCGCGCGCGCCGCATCGTCGATCAACTAACCGCCCAGGACAAGCTGAGCGCCGACGATTTCGCCCGCATCCAGGTCGACCTGTATTGCGAGCCGGCGCGGGTGTTCTGCGGCCTGCTGCGCGGCCTTGAGTTGGCCGACGCCGACCAGCGCGCCGCACTGGAGCGACTGGCCGGCTGGGACTATTTCGCGACGAAGGACTCCGTGCCCGCCGCGCTGTTTGAACTGGCGCAGCACTTCGCGATGAAGCGCGTGTTCGGCCCCTGGCTGTGCGAGCTGACCGACTACTACCTCGGCGTCGGCTTTCACCCGCTGCTGGCCACATTCAGCCCCTATCACGACCGCAGCCTGGTGACGCTGCAGCGCATTCTGGTGGACAACGAGATCGACTGGTTCGAGGATGCCGCCGAACAGCCATTATCGCGCGAGCAGATTCTCTCGGCGGCGATCGCCGACGCCGTTGCGTATCTCAAGAAGGCGGTCGGCCCGGATATGTCGCGCTGGACATGGGGACGCATCCATCAGGCTGCGTTCAATCACACGCTCGGCGCGCAGAAGCCGCTTGACCGCATCTTCAATCGCGGCCCGTACCCGTACGGCGGCGACACGAACACGGTCTGGCAGGCAGCCTTCGTGCCGCAACTGCCGATCGCGCCGGGCGGCGGCAGTGCTTCCTGGCGGCAGATCATCGACGTGAGCGACTGGGACGCGTCGCGCGCCGTGCACACGACCGGCCAGTCCGGGCACCCGGCCAGCAAGCACTACGACGATATGATCCCCATGTGGCTGAACGGCGACTACCACCCGATGCTCTGGGCACGCGAGCGCGTCGAGGCTCACGCCGAGTCGCGCTTGACGCTCACGCCGTAG